The following coding sequences lie in one Lytechinus pictus isolate F3 Inbred unplaced genomic scaffold, Lp3.0 scaffold_20, whole genome shotgun sequence genomic window:
- the LOC129282828 gene encoding potassium voltage-gated channel subfamily KQT member 1-like — protein MGGNNRDWMWRMKYGKEREFEGILGSGFALKVQHKQRQKHFSRQIPAAATLIQCAWRLYASNQDGFKSEATWKIHLAPPTPSLQQSVPNQISGVMNSVKPHLALKRRKSSKLSLKEALLPTTLLELCEQPTSAPNQNSNSNASSPPADKISPLIAGGVACNLAGSVAVAAAGAGGDMVCYMEEPTAGNPNRKRAVELSVSDSSQKTMRMGDIICLDAHDESDNYSLPYVPETITTLTDAHKNAIRAIRKIRYFVARRKFQQARKPYDVRDVIEQYSQGHLNMMVRIKELQRRIDTTLGKPGSMLFGDRKRQTVVARVAVVEQNMQLMDRKLDKCMQLLNILVDRTTPQPVRRPKPSSKTTTSSSSSEDEDEEDSSRRAASGSTDT, from the exons ATGGGAGGCAATAATAGGGATTGGATGTGGAGGATGAAATATGGAAAAGAGAGGGAATTTGAG GGTATTTTAGGTTCTGGGTTTGCTTTAAAGGTACAACACAAGCAAAGGCAAAAACATTTCAGTCGTCAGATTCCTGCTGCTGCCACCCTTATACAG TGTGCCTGGAGGCTATATGCATCAAATCAGGATGGCTTCAAATCAGAAGCCACATGGAAAATCCACTTAGCGCCCCCAACACCCAGCTTGCAACAATCCGTGCCTAACCAAATATCAGGGGTCATGAACTCCGTCAAACCTCACCTCGCGTTGAAGCGGCGGAAAAGCTCCAAGCTAAGCCTCAAGGAGGCGCTCCTGCCGACAACGCTCCTCGAACTGTGCGAGCAGCCGACGTCGGCTCCGAACCAGAATTCAAATTCCAATGCCTCCTCTCCGCCGGCGGATAAGATATCGCCGTTGATCGCCGGTGGGGTTGCCTGTAACTTGGCCGGGTCGGTGGCAGTGGCGGCAGCGGGTGCCGGCGGTGACATGGTTTGCTACATGGAAGAACCAACTGCAG GAAATCCCAATAGGAAAAGAGCGGTAGAGTTGTCGGTCTCAGACAGCTCGCAGAAAACGATGAGAATGGGAGATATTATTTGCCTTGATGCCCACGACGAGAGTGATAACTATAGCCTTCCCTATGTGCCTGAAACAATAACCAC ACTCACAGATGCCCATAAAAATGCAATTCGTGCAATAAGAAAAATTAGGTATTTTGTCGCGAGGAGAAAATTCCAG CAAGCTAGAAAACCATACGATGTCAGAGATGTCATAGAGCAGTACTCACAGGGCCACCTAAACATGATGGTCCGAATCAAAGAATTACAGAGAAGAATCGATACTACGTTAGGAAAACCAGGATCAATGCTTTTTG gagaCAGAAAGCGGCAAACAGTTGTTGCAAGGGTTGCTGTAGTAGAACAAAAT ATGCAATTGATGGATCGGAAGCTGGACAAGTGTATGCAACTCTTGAATATCCTGGTTGACCGAACCACACCCCAACCCGTGAGGAGACCAAAGCCTTCCAGTAAGACAACAACGTCATCATCTTCCTCAGAGGATGAAGATGAGGAGGATAGTTCTAGACGGGCAGCGAGCGGTAGCACTGATACGTAA